In the genome of Streptomyces sp. NBC_00190, one region contains:
- a CDS encoding DUF475 domain-containing protein — protein sequence MVLKTFGWSFAITALGLVAAVFYGGWQAFGIVAILSVLEISLSFDNAVVNAGILKKMNAFWQKIFLTVGVLIAVFGMRLVFPVVIVAISAKIGPIEAVDLALSNKVMYEQLVTDAHPSIAAFGGMFLLMIFLDFIFEDRDIKWLAWLERPLAKLGKIDMLSACIALIVLVITSMTFATQAHQHGGVHVDKAQTVLVSGILGLITYMIVGGLSGYFENKLEEEEEAEHEAEEEAKKSGKPVSVVAMAGKAAFFMFLYLEVLDASFSFDGVIGAFAITNDIVLMALGLGIGAMYVRSLTVYLVRQGTLDDYVYLEHGAHYAIGALAVLLLVTIQYEINEVITGLVGVILIAWSFWSSVRRNKRLELEGSAAEA from the coding sequence GTGGTTCTCAAAACCTTCGGCTGGTCGTTCGCAATCACTGCGCTCGGTCTGGTCGCAGCGGTGTTCTACGGGGGGTGGCAGGCTTTCGGGATCGTCGCGATCCTGTCGGTCCTTGAGATCTCGCTGTCCTTCGACAATGCGGTGGTCAACGCCGGAATCCTGAAGAAGATGAACGCCTTCTGGCAGAAGATCTTCCTCACTGTCGGTGTGCTCATCGCCGTCTTCGGTATGCGACTGGTCTTCCCCGTCGTGATCGTGGCCATCAGTGCCAAGATCGGTCCGATCGAGGCCGTGGACCTCGCCCTCTCCAACAAGGTGATGTACGAGCAGCTGGTCACGGACGCCCACCCGTCCATCGCCGCCTTCGGCGGCATGTTCCTGCTGATGATCTTCCTCGACTTCATCTTCGAGGACCGCGACATCAAGTGGCTGGCCTGGCTGGAGCGCCCGCTGGCCAAGCTCGGCAAGATCGACATGCTGTCGGCGTGCATCGCCCTGATCGTCCTGGTCATCACCTCGATGACCTTCGCCACCCAGGCCCACCAGCACGGTGGCGTCCACGTGGACAAGGCGCAGACCGTCCTGGTCTCCGGCATCCTGGGCCTGATCACCTACATGATCGTCGGCGGTCTCTCCGGCTACTTCGAGAACAAGCTGGAGGAAGAGGAGGAAGCCGAACACGAGGCGGAGGAAGAGGCCAAGAAGAGCGGCAAGCCCGTCTCGGTCGTCGCCATGGCCGGCAAGGCCGCGTTCTTCATGTTCCTCTACCTCGAAGTCCTCGACGCCTCCTTCTCCTTCGACGGAGTCATCGGCGCCTTCGCCATCACCAACGACATCGTGCTCATGGCGCTCGGCCTCGGTATCGGTGCCATGTACGTCCGGTCGCTGACCGTCTACCTGGTCCGCCAGGGCACCCTCGACGACTACGTCTACCTGGAGCACGGCGCGCACTACGCCATCGGCGCCCTCGCCGTGCTCCTGCTCGTCACCATCCAGTACGAGATCAACGAGGTCATCACCGGCCTCGTCGGCGTCATCCTGATCGCCTGGTCCTTCTGGTCCTCGGTCCGCCGGAACAAGCGCCTGGAACTGGAGGGTTCCGCCGCCGAGGCATGA
- a CDS encoding TerD family protein: MGVTLAKGGNVSLSKAAPNLTRVLIGLGWDARSTTGADFDLDASALLCRDGRVLGDAYFVFYNNLKSPDGSVEHTGDNLTGEGEGDDESIIIDLTKVPAEVDKIVFPVSIHEAESRRQSFGQVSNAFIRVVNQADGQELARYDLSEDASSETAMIFGEVYRYGGEWKFRAVGQGYASGLRGIALDFGVNVS, encoded by the coding sequence ATGGGCGTCACACTCGCCAAGGGGGGCAATGTCTCCCTCTCCAAGGCCGCACCGAACCTCACCCGGGTCCTGATCGGCCTCGGATGGGACGCGCGCTCGACCACGGGCGCGGACTTCGACCTCGACGCCAGCGCGCTGCTGTGCCGCGACGGCCGGGTCCTGGGGGACGCGTACTTCGTCTTCTACAACAACCTGAAGAGCCCCGACGGCTCCGTCGAACACACGGGGGACAACCTCACCGGCGAGGGTGAGGGCGACGACGAGTCGATCATCATCGACCTGACCAAGGTGCCGGCCGAGGTCGACAAGATCGTCTTCCCGGTCTCGATCCACGAGGCGGAGTCCCGCCGGCAGAGCTTCGGCCAGGTCAGCAACGCCTTCATCCGCGTGGTGAACCAGGCGGACGGCCAGGAACTGGCCCGCTACGACCTCTCCGAGGACGCCTCCAGCGAGACCGCGATGATCTTCGGCGAGGTCTACCGGTACGGGGGCGAGTGGAAGTTCCGTGCGGTGGGGCAGGGGTACGCGTCGGGCCTGAGGGGCATCGCTCTAGACTTCGGGGTCAACGTTTCGTAA